A window of the Lolium perenne isolate Kyuss_39 chromosome 7, Kyuss_2.0, whole genome shotgun sequence genome harbors these coding sequences:
- the LOC127314498 gene encoding uncharacterized protein isoform X1: protein MVDLAAPMNIKRKDVEVVGGHGFSIFLDPKRIKLHLQDRKTLDMMEEDEPLVHAPTSTATEPTIVHDKVNFVSVGISSEPPSKVSEDQSAAAQAPMDMEMEADWQQHQLCQNVSFFSGFF from the exons ATGGTTGACCTTGCGGCGCCGATGAACATCAAGAGGAAGGATGTTGAGGTGGTGGGCGGCCATGGATTCTCCATCTTTCTTGATCCTAAGAGGATCAAACTACATCTTCAG GACAGAAAAACCCTGGACATGATGGAAGAGGATGAACCACTGGTGCATGCTCCAACTTCTACTGCTACTGAGCCAACCATCgtccatgacaaggtgaacttcgTATCAGTGGGCATATCGTCAGAGCCACCATCCAAGGTCAGCGAAGATCAGAGCGCTGCGGCACAGGCACCAATGGACATGGAGATGGAGGCAGATTGGCAGCAGCACCAGCTGTGCCAGAACGTTTCCTTCTTTTCAG GTTTCTTCTGA
- the LOC127314498 gene encoding uncharacterized protein isoform X3 translates to MLRWWAAMDSPSFLILRGSNYIFRKTLDMMEEDEPLVHAPTSTATEPTIVHDKVNFVSVGISSEPPSKVSEDQSAAAQAPMDMEMEADWQQHQLCQNVSFFSGFF, encoded by the exons ATGTTGAGGTGGTGGGCGGCCATGGATTCTCCATCTTTCTTGATCCTAAGAGGATCAAACTACATCTTCAG AAAAACCCTGGACATGATGGAAGAGGATGAACCACTGGTGCATGCTCCAACTTCTACTGCTACTGAGCCAACCATCgtccatgacaaggtgaacttcgTATCAGTGGGCATATCGTCAGAGCCACCATCCAAGGTCAGCGAAGATCAGAGCGCTGCGGCACAGGCACCAATGGACATGGAGATGGAGGCAGATTGGCAGCAGCACCAGCTGTGCCAGAACGTTTCCTTCTTTTCAG GTTTCTTCTGA
- the LOC127314498 gene encoding uncharacterized protein isoform X2 codes for MVDLAAPMNIKRKDVEVVGGHGFSIFLDPKRIKLHLQDRKTLDMMEEDEPLVHAPTSTATEPTIVHDKVNFVSVGISSEPPSKVSEDQSAAAQAPMDMEMEADWQQHQLCQNVSFFSGEF; via the exons ATGGTTGACCTTGCGGCGCCGATGAACATCAAGAGGAAGGATGTTGAGGTGGTGGGCGGCCATGGATTCTCCATCTTTCTTGATCCTAAGAGGATCAAACTACATCTTCAG GACAGAAAAACCCTGGACATGATGGAAGAGGATGAACCACTGGTGCATGCTCCAACTTCTACTGCTACTGAGCCAACCATCgtccatgacaaggtgaacttcgTATCAGTGGGCATATCGTCAGAGCCACCATCCAAGGTCAGCGAAGATCAGAGCGCTGCGGCACAGGCACCAATGGACATGGAGATGGAGGCAGATTGGCAGCAGCACCAGCTGTGCCAGAACGTTTCCTTCTTTTCAG GTGAATTCTGA